A window from Lachnoanaerobaculum umeaense encodes these proteins:
- the atpB gene encoding F0F1 ATP synthase subunit A: MSLSILAESAAGSKNLDFMIHGLYEYKLFGQKLYLTTTTVSLLIVVLLITVFAIFANRAIKAVDPYNAPSGFVNFLECGIEALEGMTETILGANKDRFLNYIGTIFIFIFVSNFSGLLGLRNPTADYGVTFLLGLFTFLIVNFQGIKNRKLKHFTSLFEPIPLLFPINVIGEIANPISISLRLFANVLSGVLIMGLWYGMMPIFLKVGVPSFLHLYTDVFSGALQTYVFCMLSMVYINDKLE; this comes from the coding sequence ATGAGCTTAAGTATTTTAGCTGAAAGTGCAGCCGGAAGTAAAAATTTGGATTTCATGATACATGGCCTATATGAGTATAAGCTTTTTGGACAGAAACTTTATTTGACTACGACTACAGTTTCCTTGTTGATCGTTGTCTTATTGATTACTGTATTTGCCATTTTTGCAAATAGAGCAATAAAAGCAGTAGATCCATACAATGCCCCAAGTGGCTTTGTAAATTTCTTGGAATGCGGTATCGAAGCTTTGGAGGGAATGACTGAAACTATACTTGGTGCAAACAAGGATAGATTCTTAAACTATATAGGAACGATATTTATCTTTATTTTTGTTTCAAACTTCAGTGGTTTGCTTGGACTTAGAAATCCTACAGCGGATTATGGTGTGACATTCTTACTTGGACTTTTTACATTCTTAATAGTAAATTTCCAGGGTATAAAGAACAGGAAATTAAAACATTTCACATCGCTCTTTGAGCCGATACCATTGCTGTTCCCAATAAATGTTATTGGTGAAATAGCAAACCCGATATCTATATCATTGCGTCTTTTTGCAAACGTGCTTTCAGGTGTTTTGATCATGGGGCTTTGGTATGGTATGATGCCGATCTTTTTAAAAGTAGGTGTGCCATCATTCTTACATCTATATACAGATGTATTTTCAGGAGCACTACAGACATATGTTTTCTGTATGCTTAGCATGGTCTATATCAATGATAAATTAGAATAG
- the atpE gene encoding ATP synthase F0 subunit C yields the protein MNMTGQDFIFGCSAIGAGLAMIAGIGPGVGQGIAAGHGAAAVGRNPGARADITSTMLLGQAVAETTGLYGLVVAMILMFVKPFGA from the coding sequence ATGAATATGACAGGACAGGATTTTATATTTGGTTGCTCTGCTATAGGTGCAGGACTTGCAATGATAGCAGGTATCGGACCTGGTGTTGGACAGGGTATTGCGGCAGGACATGGTGCGGCAGCAGTAGGTAGAAACCCGGGAGCAAGAGCAGATATCACATCGACAATGCTTCTTGGACAGGCGGTTGCAGAGACAACAGGTCTTTACGGACTTGTAGTTGCTATGATTCTTATGTTCGTTAAGCCTTTCGGTGCTTAA
- the atpF gene encoding F0F1 ATP synthase subunit B has translation MERLIGFDPQLLADSAITGFAVLFLFFILSYLLFDPAKEMLKKRRERVAGDLESAKDAKAKADALKAEYEERLASFQKQADAILEDARKRAKDRENEIIEEAKAEARRITDRANNEIELAKKKAMEEVKSNIVDVASIIASKAVNSAMNVEVQDRLVEETLKEIGDGTWQN, from the coding sequence ATGGAAAGACTGATAGGATTTGACCCTCAGCTTTTGGCTGATTCAGCCATTACCGGCTTTGCGGTCCTTTTCTTGTTCTTTATTCTTTCCTATTTGCTTTTTGATCCGGCTAAGGAGATGCTCAAGAAAAGAAGAGAGCGAGTTGCTGGTGACTTGGAAAGTGCGAAAGATGCAAAGGCAAAAGCTGATGCTCTCAAGGCTGAATACGAAGAAAGATTGGCCTCTTTTCAAAAGCAGGCTGATGCAATCTTAGAGGATGCCAGAAAAAGGGCAAAGGATAGAGAAAACGAAATCATAGAAGAAGCAAAGGCAGAAGCTAGAAGAATTACTGACAGGGCTAACAACGAGATAGAGTTGGCAAAGAAAAAAGCTATGGAAGAAGTAAAATCAAATATAGTGGATGTGGCTTCGATTATTGCAAGCAAGGCAGTAAATTCTGCAATGAATGTTGAAGTGCAGGATAGACTTGTGGAAGAGACTTTAAAAGAAATCGGAGATGGTACATGGCAAAATTAG
- the atpH gene encoding ATP synthase F1 subunit delta — protein sequence MAKLVSKVYGDAYVSVVSEKNNLIDALEEIKSVKNIFTENNEIMGLLDSPKMDDEEKIDFVKGIFENHISVDSLGFLLTIIEKKRQAELLSILEYVIDCIKELLLIGKATITTALPLDDAKKDKIVDELLKSSHYKSLEAEYVVDESIIGGIVIRIGDRVVDSSVKTRIDKMRKMLS from the coding sequence ATGGCAAAATTAGTGTCCAAAGTATATGGAGATGCTTATGTGTCGGTAGTATCTGAAAAGAACAATCTGATTGATGCACTTGAAGAAATAAAATCTGTAAAGAATATTTTTACTGAAAACAATGAAATCATGGGACTTCTTGATTCACCTAAGATGGATGATGAAGAAAAAATTGATTTTGTAAAGGGAATATTTGAGAATCATATCAGTGTTGATTCATTGGGATTTTTATTAACTATAATCGAAAAGAAGAGACAGGCTGAACTTTTATCTATACTTGAGTATGTTATAGATTGTATAAAGGAGCTTCTTCTTATCGGAAAGGCAACTATTACCACCGCATTGCCGCTAGATGATGCAAAGAAAGATAAAATAGTGGATGAGCTTTTGAAGTCATCACATTATAAATCTCTCGAAGCGGAATATGTGGTAGATGAGAGTATCATAGGTGGTATTGTCATTAGAATTGGTGATAGAGTTGTGGATTCAAGTGTAAAAACAAGAATTGATAAGATGAGAAAAATGTTATCATAA
- the atpA gene encoding F0F1 ATP synthase subunit alpha translates to MNLRPEEISSVIKEQINKYSTKLEVSDVGTVIQVADGIARIHGLAKAMQGELLEFPGDVYGMVLNLEEDNVGAVLLGDKKNISEGDTVKTTGRVVEVPVGDALTGRVVNALGQPIDGKGPITSDTFRRIERVAHGVIERKSVDTPLQTGIKAIDAMIPIGRGQRELIIGDRQTGKTSIAVDTIINQKGQNVHCIYVAIGQKASTVASIVKTFEDYGAMDYTTVVVSTASDLAPLQYIAPYSGCAIGEEWMERGEDVLVVYDDLTKHAAAYRTLSLLLKRPPGREAYPGDVFYLHSRLLERASRLSEDLGGGSLTALPIIETQAGDVSAYIPTNVISITDGQIYLETEMFNAGFRPAINAGLSVSRVGGSAQIKAMKKIAGPIRLELAQYRELASFAQFGSELDEATKNQLAQGERIREILKQPNYKPMPVEYQIIIIFAATRKLLLDVPTDKILEFEEKLFKFVESKHPEIAAEIRDKKEISDDLAKKLTDVINECKKA, encoded by the coding sequence GTGAATCTAAGACCTGAAGAAATCAGCTCAGTTATAAAAGAGCAGATAAATAAGTATTCAACTAAACTCGAGGTATCAGATGTGGGTACTGTTATCCAGGTAGCAGACGGTATTGCAAGAATACATGGTCTTGCTAAGGCTATGCAGGGTGAGCTTTTGGAATTTCCGGGAGATGTTTACGGCATGGTTCTTAACTTGGAAGAGGACAATGTTGGTGCTGTTTTACTTGGTGATAAGAAGAATATCAGCGAGGGAGATACAGTAAAGACCACAGGTAGAGTTGTAGAGGTTCCTGTAGGAGATGCACTTACAGGCAGAGTTGTAAACGCGCTTGGACAGCCAATCGACGGAAAGGGACCTATAACTTCAGATACCTTTAGAAGAATAGAGAGAGTTGCACATGGTGTTATCGAAAGAAAATCAGTAGATACACCACTTCAAACAGGAATAAAGGCCATTGATGCTATGATTCCTATAGGAAGAGGACAAAGAGAGCTTATAATCGGTGACAGACAGACAGGAAAGACTTCTATTGCTGTAGATACTATAATCAATCAAAAAGGACAGAATGTTCATTGTATCTATGTTGCTATAGGGCAGAAGGCCTCTACTGTCGCATCAATTGTAAAGACTTTTGAGGATTATGGTGCTATGGACTATACTACAGTAGTAGTTTCTACTGCAAGTGATCTTGCACCGCTTCAATATATAGCACCTTACTCAGGTTGTGCTATAGGTGAGGAATGGATGGAAAGAGGAGAGGATGTATTGGTAGTATATGATGATCTTACAAAACATGCTGCCGCATATCGTACACTTTCACTTCTTCTTAAGAGACCACCGGGACGTGAGGCTTATCCGGGTGATGTATTCTATCTTCACTCAAGACTTCTTGAGAGAGCTTCAAGATTGTCAGAAGACCTTGGTGGCGGTTCACTTACCGCATTGCCTATAATAGAAACTCAGGCGGGAGACGTTTCAGCGTATATTCCTACAAATGTTATTTCTATTACAGACGGTCAGATCTATCTTGAGACAGAGATGTTCAATGCGGGATTCAGACCTGCCATAAATGCCGGACTTTCAGTATCAAGAGTAGGTGGTTCTGCTCAGATTAAGGCTATGAAGAAGATTGCAGGACCAATAAGATTGGAGCTTGCACAGTATAGAGAACTTGCATCATTTGCACAGTTTGGTTCAGAGCTTGATGAAGCTACAAAGAATCAGTTGGCACAGGGCGAGAGAATCAGAGAGATCTTAAAGCAGCCAAACTACAAGCCAATGCCTGTAGAGTATCAGATAATTATTATCTTTGCTGCTACAAGAAAGCTCTTACTGGATGTCCCTACTGATAAGATACTTGAATTTGAAGAGAAGCTCTTTAAGTTTGTAGAGAGCAAACATCCTGAGATAGCTGCAGAGATAAGAGATAAAAAAGAAATTTCTGATGATTTAGCAAAAAAACTTACAGATGTTATCAATGAATGTAAGAAAGCATAG
- the atpG gene encoding ATP synthase F1 subunit gamma, producing the protein MASMKEIKRRRAAIQNTAQITKAMKLVATVKLQKARAKAEASKPYFTMMYQTIASMLEKSENITHKYLKKNEGGKTGVLVVTGNRGLAGGYNNAVSRQVINEFESKNTLIYSVGKKGRDALLHKGFEVEGDFSEIVEEPLYNDAADITKVMLDDYESGKLSEIYVIYTNFKNTVVHDPVLLKLLPLSKEDLLQPETEVSEGPRALMNYSPNEDEVLDAIIPKYISSVIYGGLMQSVASENGARMTAMDSATSNAEELIDKLGLQYNRARQGAITQELTEIVAGANAIE; encoded by the coding sequence ATGGCTTCAATGAAGGAAATTAAGCGTAGGCGTGCAGCGATACAAAACACTGCTCAGATTACCAAAGCCATGAAACTTGTAGCAACAGTTAAGCTTCAAAAAGCAAGAGCAAAAGCAGAAGCTTCGAAACCATATTTTACTATGATGTATCAGACTATAGCATCCATGCTTGAAAAAAGTGAAAATATCACTCATAAGTATCTTAAAAAGAACGAGGGTGGAAAGACAGGTGTATTAGTCGTTACAGGAAATAGAGGTCTTGCAGGAGGCTATAACAATGCTGTAAGCAGACAGGTAATAAACGAATTTGAAAGTAAAAATACACTCATATATTCAGTGGGTAAAAAGGGTAGAGATGCACTTTTACATAAAGGCTTTGAAGTAGAGGGAGACTTTTCAGAGATTGTGGAAGAGCCACTATATAATGATGCGGCAGATATTACCAAAGTAATGCTTGATGATTATGAAAGTGGAAAACTCTCAGAGATTTATGTGATATATACTAATTTTAAGAATACAGTGGTACATGATCCTGTACTTTTAAAATTACTTCCACTAAGTAAGGAAGATTTATTACAGCCTGAGACAGAGGTAAGTGAGGGACCAAGAGCCCTTATGAATTATTCTCCCAATGAAGATGAAGTATTGGATGCTATAATTCCAAAATACATTTCTTCTGTTATTTATGGTGGTCTGATGCAGTCTGTTGCTTCAGAAAACGGTGCCAGAATGACCGCTATGGATTCTGCAACATCAAATGCAGAAGAACTTATAGATAAGCTTGGCTTACAGTACAATAGAGCTCGCCAGGGTGCAATCACTCAAGAGCTTACAGAAATTGTGGCCGGAGCTAACGCCATAGAATAA